The Cryptomeria japonica chromosome 9, Sugi_1.0, whole genome shotgun sequence DNA segment AAAATATTCTTTCACAACCTTaaagaatattttttttaaacaaattacGAAAAAAAAAAAGCATAACCAAAACTTTGAATGAGTATCATTTTCTTCTTTTAATAATGTCAAAACTTACACTTGTCAGCTCTGACCTGATTTGATGCTTATTTATTTCTCTTAAGAATTTtatgaatattatttatttttcttaagaattttgtcTATTCATAAAATATTCCTGACTCACATGTACAGAAAATTCTGAATAGATAACTGTCCAACAGATATGCagcataatttttatttttagagcTTTAGTTAGATTCATTTGAAATCACACTAATCTCTCAAAGCTTAAACTATACTATTTAAGTTTAAATATAAATGATAGATAACAATCAAAATCATAATCAAATTGCAACATCATCCAGCTTCATTGGAACTAACACTCCAAGTTTTAGGGGCTCAAGTATTTGCCATTAGCGTCAACTATTCTCAGCATCAAATGACAATATGGTATGGTTATGAACGCTTCATTGACATCTTACAAGCATTAGGTctttcattcttttctttttcttaatGAATAAAAGGTCTAATTCTATATGTTTTGAAGCATGCTATGATCCACCATCAGAATGAAAATGTAATTTAAAATAATGtttatttctatttaaaaatgTTTTGAAGCACGCTATGATCCACCATCAGAACGAAAATGTGATTTAAAATAATGTTTATTTCTATTTGAAAATGTGATTGAAAACTCAAAACAATGATGAATGGATGTCTAAATCATTGATTGCACTAATAAAAGCATGAATAAACCCATCGAGGTTAGAGAAACAGAAATATAACATTGCCATTGGTAAACAGAAGTTAGTAAAGGCAAGGTAAATTAAGCAACCAGCTCAAATAAACACAACATTTTCTTGCATACCCACCCACTCTATCAACGAGTAGATAATTGTATCATAGAAACAGTATAGATTATATACTTCACACTTGAAAGAGGTGCAGCTCCTGTTCTGCAACAGAGCCTTTAGGGAATTGACAAAATGAAACTCAAGACAATTGCTCAGTTTGATTCAATTTCACTTATACTGGGCATAAGGATCATAGTTAATGTTTGAACTTGGCATTGAGTCCTTGTAATATCCCAGTCCTGAGGCTCCATAAAGGCCCTGATGACTCATTTGAAAACCAGCAGACAATGCAAGAGCATTCATTTCTTTCCTTGGCAGGGGCTCCCCTCTGATAGACCCTCTATGATCACCTTCAATTTCTCTGTACTTTTGCAGATAAATAGTCAAGGGCTCAACATAATCATCAAAACCCAATTTGTTCATGGCCCACAGTACATCCTCTGCAGTTATGGTTTTTCTCTGTTCTCTTTGACAACGGTCATTTGCTTCACTGGTGATGAAGCTTATGTACTCAGAGACACATTCCTGAATGGTCTCCTTCGCATCATCAGATATCTTGGCATGAGTAGGGAGCACTTTTCTCATTATCCTGATGACATTAGCAATGGGCATGAACCTATCTTGCTCTCTCACAGCACAGTTCTCCCTATCACCATCCTCAGAGTTTCTGCTATCCTGGCTTGTAGGGCTTCCCACTTCTGACATCATATCTACAAAGACAAGGAGGGAAGAGGCTTGTTCCTCACATGAAAAATCCCCCAAAAAACAAAAGCTCTTAACATTGGCAAAATATAGTTAGGTTTCTCTATATAAAGTGAAACTGATATGCTTCATGCATTGAAGTATACATGCATTGTAATATACGAGGCCTTTGCAAGTACTGCACTATCTAGGATTTATAAATCAATTGCCAAAGAAGACCCCAGGGCCCAAAGCACAGAGTCACAGACCATAATAGTACGAACTCCATGGAAGTCTTATCTCACAGCTTGAATGTACACTAGAAAAGATAAAAGATATTTGTAGACCCTATTTTTCCTACATTCTAGCACATCATTAATGTATCTCCCTACCCAAATCAAGgaagatcattgtgtatatttcttCTATATTGGAATCAGTACCATAGACTGCACTCAGCATGAGAAAATACACCTTATTTACTGATTGCTTATGGAGGTCATGATGAGCCAAATCCCAAAATATATCCAGAATTCGTGCCTTGGAAAATGTAAGGTGCAGTTCAGGGACCACAATGTAAAGCAGAatattaatttgacactttaaggTGTCGCAATCACTCGAGTAGAAGGCATGACTAAGAATTCTCAAGCAGAGAAGTACAAACTATGAGAATCAAAGCTTAAATTTTATTGTTTCGATCATAAGAGCATAATTAAACAGAGAAACTAATAGAACAAAAGTATTTTTAGTAACCtcattaattgtaaaatattaaatgtCATTTTAGAAGCTCAGTTCTCAAGAAAGATTGCATCTAATCCAAAACAAAATGTTCTGTCAGAAGCTCATTTTTCAAGAAGGGTAACTGTCAAATGCAATGCTGAAAAACTCAGAAGACAACAGCAAAACATAGAGGATATTAGTGCCAACTATATGTAGCTTTTCATGTAATGAAATCGTAAGAGAATGCAAAGTGTGTACTGTAGATTCACGTGTTGTTGCATGCAAACAAACATACGTTCTCTTATCTTACTCACATGACTATCAGAACATTCAAAACTTAAAAGGAAGCCTCCTACCGATAGACCCTCTAAAAAATACCCCCCTGTTCTTTTGCTAACAAAAGAGCAAACTTCCCAATTTTTTGTCAAATAACTCATTTAAACACTAGCAAGACATCTTGAAAAACACTGGCATTTGCAATGCACTTgactaaaacataaaataaatacatgCAGACTTCCTCATATGCAGATGCCAATCTACATGCAACAAAAACCTCAGGGAACCCAAAAAAAGGGCACTTCAAATGAAAAAAGCAGACTGACTTACACACTGAAAAAGGTAAAACATTCTTTTCGACAAATGCTAACATCTTACCTGAAGAAGAGGATGTATAATAATATCTATGCCGATTGAACAGATATGGAGGAAAGCTACAAACTTTGAGAACAGCAATTCAATGAGGACAGAAGAAGAAGACCCATTATTTATACCAGAAGAAACAGGAGAAAAGAGCTCACTTGCTCATGATGTAAAATATTAGGGTTGTATTGCAATAATTTCCAAGAAAAGGCAATTGGGTATAAGATAAAGTGAAAGCTTAAAATGAATGTAAGTGACATGTGCTTGATGTTGCAGAGGATGAATCCTGCATGAATGCCAACAACTACATCAATCTGCAATGTGCTGCCACTCAAAAAGATTCTCTAATATAATTCATTTCCTTTGAgtcaacaagaaaaaaaaattcatatgtTCCCTTGCCTTGCCTTGTACACAAATGTTGAGGGCATCATTTGTGGATTAAATTTCTCACAGTTGGGAGGACAAAGCGTGGCTAAAACTTCGCTCAACGGTTACATTCTTTAATTGTGCATAAATCTCTGTTTCTTCCTCTCTCATCACCTCATAAACTTTGGAAACTTATTACAATTCTGCAAGCTAAAACCATAGGAGGGAAAAGTTATACTCTTGTCTTATTCTGggtttgtttgttttctcaaaTATCTGCTCCACTGTAATTAAAACCATGCTCAAACCACATAATCCTATTACTGAAAAATGTAATTGTCTATGTATTCATATGCCATAAAGCTATTGAAAACTTTTCAAGTATATGTTCACTGACATATTCATTGAGCTTATGCAACACGATAAAACCAGATCTCTCGGTAACCAATTGGCTTGAAACTTTCAGTTTCATACacttaaatgcatttttttttttccagGTGTTGTTAAAGGAGAGGGACCGCTTCACTTTACCTTTGTAAATATTCTTTGTATTTTGTGGTATTCACTCAAAGTTATCTTTTAAGcttcaaattcaaataaatttaAGGTGGATGGTCTTATATCATATATTATCATCCTCATCAATTGTGTtctattttttatataataattttGATATATAGGCTTAGAGAGTAATAATGTTTAGCTTTCTATATTGtttcatttattatttttgtaattttttgttatttttgtaattttttgaagtGGTTATTGTGATATATA contains these protein-coding regions:
- the LOC131060246 gene encoding nuclear transcription factor Y subunit B-6; translated protein: MMSEVGSPTSQDSRNSEDGDRENCAVREQDRFMPIANVIRIMRKVLPTHAKISDDAKETIQECVSEYISFITSEANDRCQREQRKTITAEDVLWAMNKLGFDDYVEPLTIYLQKYREIEGDHRGSIRGEPLPRKEMNALALSAGFQMSHQGLYGASGLGYYKDSMPSSNINYDPYAQYK